In the genome of Euzebya sp., one region contains:
- a CDS encoding histidine phosphatase family protein gives MCAQPAEPPEPVRQYRFRPPPGACDLLLVRHGESQPAVPGEDFPRVDGHGDPPLAEEGLREARAVADRLRHEEIAAIYTTPLTRTKQTAAPLAAALGLTPAVEPELREVHLGEWEGGEYRIRARAGDPIMQQVFEQEDWGCIPGAESMADFSTRVRRGIERIAAAHPDERVVAFVHGGVIGAVCHLATGSRPFAFVGAANASLNHIVVLGDSWVLRRFNDTGHLDTDLDKPVQPLT, from the coding sequence ATGTGCGCCCAGCCAGCCGAGCCCCCCGAGCCCGTCCGCCAGTACCGCTTCCGCCCGCCGCCCGGCGCCTGCGACCTGCTGCTGGTCCGCCACGGGGAGTCCCAGCCCGCCGTCCCCGGTGAGGACTTCCCGCGGGTGGACGGCCACGGCGACCCGCCGCTGGCCGAGGAGGGTCTGCGCGAGGCCCGAGCCGTCGCGGACCGGCTGCGGCACGAGGAGATCGCCGCGATCTACACGACCCCGCTGACCCGGACCAAGCAGACCGCCGCGCCGCTCGCGGCCGCCCTCGGGCTGACGCCCGCGGTCGAACCGGAGCTCCGCGAGGTCCACCTGGGGGAGTGGGAGGGCGGCGAGTACCGCATCCGCGCCCGCGCCGGCGACCCCATCATGCAGCAGGTCTTCGAGCAGGAGGACTGGGGGTGCATCCCCGGCGCCGAATCGATGGCCGACTTCTCCACGCGCGTCCGCCGCGGCATCGAGCGGATCGCCGCCGCGCACCCCGACGAGCGCGTCGTCGCCTTCGTCCACGGCGGCGTGATCGGAGCGGTGTGCCACCTCGCGACCGGGTCGCGACCGTTCGCCTTCGTCGGGGCGGCCAACGCGTCGCTGAACCACATCGTCGTGCTCGGCGACAGCTGGGTGCTCCGCCGCTTCAACGACACCGGCCACCTCGACACCGACCTCGACAAGCCGGTCCAGCCGCTCACCTAG
- a CDS encoding DUF3097 family protein has product MPRRPRYHADVLAVPPKRQPPTRQVGLRLGIVLTDRASGFSGTVVEYESGVIVLEAADDGGRRAFGYEPDRFTQDGRPIRLTKGGVGIRRPATMTSASGAVVDRGAAPKVARASRIWVEGTHDAQLLERVWGDELRDLAIVVEPLGGADDLVSAVRTFRPGGTRRLGVLLDHLVPGSKETRIADDVRRSLDPTASQAVLVDGHPYVDVWAGVRPQVLGIAAWPDVPRGQPWKEGVAAALGVADHRDVWRRALGGVSSFADLETPLIGAVERLLDFLTVGD; this is encoded by the coding sequence ATGCCACGCCGACCCCGCTACCACGCCGACGTCCTCGCCGTCCCCCCGAAGCGGCAGCCGCCGACCCGTCAGGTCGGGCTCCGGCTGGGGATCGTCCTGACCGATCGAGCGAGCGGCTTCAGCGGGACGGTCGTCGAGTACGAGTCGGGCGTCATCGTCCTCGAAGCCGCCGACGACGGCGGCCGCCGGGCGTTCGGCTACGAGCCCGACCGGTTCACCCAGGACGGCCGGCCCATCCGCCTCACGAAGGGCGGGGTGGGCATCCGCCGGCCGGCGACGATGACGTCGGCGAGCGGGGCGGTCGTCGACCGGGGCGCCGCGCCCAAGGTCGCCCGCGCCAGCCGGATCTGGGTGGAGGGGACCCACGACGCCCAGCTGCTCGAGCGCGTGTGGGGCGACGAGCTGCGCGATCTCGCCATCGTCGTCGAGCCGCTCGGCGGCGCCGATGACCTGGTCTCGGCGGTGCGGACCTTCAGGCCGGGCGGCACCCGTCGGCTCGGCGTCCTCCTCGACCACCTGGTCCCGGGGTCGAAGGAGACCCGGATCGCCGACGACGTCCGCCGGTCGCTCGACCCGACCGCGTCCCAGGCCGTGCTGGTCGACGGCCACCCCTACGTCGACGTCTGGGCCGGCGTGCGGCCACAGGTGCTCGGCATCGCCGCCTGGCCGGACGTGCCGCGCGGCCAGCCGTGGAAGGAGGGCGTGGCCGCGGCCCTCGGCGTGGCCGACCACCGCGACGTGTGGCGCCGCGCCCTTGGCGGCGTGTCGTCGTTCGCGGACCTGGAGACGCCGCTGATCGGCGCGGTCGAGCGGCTGCTCGACTTCCTCACCGTCGGGGACTAG
- a CDS encoding methyl-accepting chemotaxis protein, whose product MAARSHERGRWSPEQSGELSREAAQEGARETLRGLRYSGQEYFFVFDTDLVMVLLDPARDAEGTDRSGIDDGRGGFLYERLLDVAQSGGGFVGYDFPRAGEDVASPKLSYAVGFDAWEWVIGTGIYVDDVDAAFVDQLAALALRVLVVTAVVALGQVSAGVDSVATSAEEMGASVREIAQSANQASAVAIEAVGMARAATQTMDHLGSSSSEISEVVELITSIAEQTNLLALNATIEAARAGDAGKGFAVVANEVKELAEQTAGATERIGAKIAEIQTETQEAVDVITRIADVIERISDSQTTIAAAVEEQTATSDEIARAVTEAARGSGDIAASAIAVAEAAGVTRRGSEDALTAAADLGAIAADLRAVVQGAGAGRAGRRPRRALPAPPRTPDVDGGSSASNPDEVARPLVGVR is encoded by the coding sequence ATCGCGGCCCGCAGCCACGAACGGGGTCGGTGGTCACCTGAGCAGAGCGGGGAGCTCTCCCGGGAGGCGGCGCAGGAGGGTGCCAGGGAGACGCTCCGCGGCCTGCGCTACAGCGGGCAGGAGTACTTCTTCGTCTTCGACACCGACCTGGTGATGGTGCTCCTCGACCCCGCCCGCGACGCTGAGGGGACCGACCGGTCCGGCATCGACGACGGCCGCGGGGGGTTCCTGTACGAGCGCCTGCTCGACGTCGCGCAGTCCGGCGGGGGCTTCGTCGGCTACGACTTCCCCCGCGCGGGTGAGGACGTCGCCTCGCCCAAGCTGTCCTACGCCGTCGGGTTCGACGCGTGGGAGTGGGTCATCGGCACGGGCATCTACGTCGACGACGTCGACGCCGCGTTCGTCGACCAGCTGGCCGCCCTCGCGCTCCGCGTCCTCGTCGTCACCGCCGTCGTGGCGCTCGGGCAGGTGAGCGCGGGGGTCGACAGCGTCGCGACCTCCGCCGAGGAGATGGGCGCGTCGGTGCGGGAGATCGCCCAGAGCGCCAACCAGGCCTCCGCGGTGGCCATCGAGGCCGTCGGGATGGCACGGGCGGCCACGCAGACCATGGACCACCTCGGGTCGTCCAGCTCGGAGATCAGCGAGGTCGTCGAGCTGATCACCTCGATCGCCGAGCAGACGAACCTCCTCGCGCTCAACGCGACGATCGAGGCTGCCCGCGCCGGCGACGCCGGGAAGGGCTTCGCCGTCGTCGCCAACGAGGTGAAGGAGCTGGCGGAGCAGACCGCGGGCGCCACCGAGCGGATCGGCGCGAAGATCGCAGAGATCCAGACCGAGACCCAGGAGGCCGTCGACGTCATCACCCGCATCGCCGACGTCATCGAGCGGATCTCCGACAGCCAGACCACGATCGCCGCGGCGGTCGAGGAGCAGACCGCGACCAGCGACGAGATCGCCCGCGCCGTCACCGAGGCCGCCCGGGGCAGCGGGGACATCGCCGCCAGCGCGATCGCCGTCGCGGAGGCCGCCGGCGTCACGAGGCGCGGATCCGAGGATGCCCTGACCGCCGCGGCGGACCTGGGCGCCATCGCCGCCGACCTCCGCGCGGTGGTCCAGGGCGCGGGGGCTGGCCGGGCCGGGCGGCGTCCGCGCCGTGCCCTCCCCGCTCCCCCCAGGACGCCGGACGTCGACGGCGGCTCGTCCGCCTCGAACCCCGACGAGGTGGCGCGCCCGCTGGTCGGGGTGCGCTGA